From a single Puniceibacterium sp. IMCC21224 genomic region:
- a CDS encoding SDR family NAD(P)-dependent oxidoreductase, producing MTGKLDGRVALVSGSGRGIGREIALKLASEGARVVVNDLDADPANETAEAIRAVGGEAVVCAGSVTEDGFAERFIKTGVDSFGGLDIIVNNAGYTWDSVVQKMTDEQWQAIIDVHLTAPFRILRAAQPVISAKAKEEAAAGQEVFRKVVNISSIAGTGGNAGQINYAAAKAGVLGVTRTMAKEWGRYKVNVNAVAFGPIRTRLTEGSAAGDSTIKVEDREIKVGVNPDLLSQMERMIPLGRVGTPQEAAGAVYLFCTPESNFISGQHIICGGGFTI from the coding sequence ATGACTGGAAAACTTGACGGGCGCGTTGCGCTGGTTTCCGGTTCGGGCCGGGGTATCGGTCGCGAGATCGCGCTCAAGCTGGCCTCGGAAGGGGCGCGCGTGGTGGTCAACGATCTGGATGCCGACCCGGCCAATGAGACCGCCGAGGCCATTCGTGCGGTTGGCGGCGAGGCCGTGGTCTGCGCCGGCAGCGTGACAGAAGACGGTTTCGCCGAACGTTTCATCAAGACGGGCGTGGACAGTTTTGGCGGGCTGGACATCATCGTGAACAATGCCGGCTATACTTGGGACAGCGTCGTTCAGAAGATGACCGACGAACAGTGGCAGGCGATCATCGACGTTCACCTGACTGCGCCCTTCAGGATTCTGCGCGCCGCCCAGCCGGTGATCAGCGCCAAGGCCAAAGAAGAAGCTGCTGCAGGGCAGGAAGTGTTCCGCAAGGTGGTGAATATCTCATCCATCGCGGGGACCGGCGGTAATGCCGGCCAGATCAACTACGCCGCCGCCAAGGCCGGTGTTCTGGGTGTCACCCGGACGATGGCCAAGGAATGGGGCCGTTACAAGGTCAACGTCAACGCGGTGGCCTTTGGCCCGATCCGCACGCGGCTGACCGAAGGCAGCGCCGCGGGCGACAGCACAATCAAAGTGGAAGACCGCGAAATCAAGGTCGGCGTGAACCCCGATCTCTTGTCCCAGATGGAGCGCATGATTCCGCTGGGCCGGGTCGGCACCCCGCAAGAGGCCGCTGGCGCGGTCTATTTGTTCTGTACGCCCGAATCTAACTTCATTTCGGGTCAGCACATCATTTGCGGCGGCGGCTTCACGATCTGA
- a CDS encoding TetR/AcrR family transcriptional regulator, with protein sequence MANTSASKLNEIPRRAVGRDGVLDVAARLFREQGYGSVSLRKIAEAAGIKAGSIYYHFGSKDEIVARVLDAGIQVVHESMRQAVSALPEGTGAEAILRAAIGAHLRALLDVSDYSSANVRIFGQVPQSVRDANLHTRRAYEAEWDNLLSRLQADGALKREVDIRRLRLMLIGTLNATLEWFDPHRGSAEALSRTYADVFLNGILERQET encoded by the coding sequence ATGGCGAATACCTCAGCGAGCAAGCTCAACGAGATCCCCCGGAGGGCGGTCGGGCGTGATGGCGTGCTGGATGTTGCGGCGCGGCTCTTCCGCGAACAGGGCTATGGGTCCGTGTCACTCAGAAAAATCGCCGAGGCCGCTGGAATCAAGGCGGGCAGCATATATTACCATTTTGGCTCCAAGGACGAGATCGTCGCGCGCGTTCTGGATGCAGGTATTCAGGTCGTTCATGAGAGCATGCGCCAAGCCGTTTCCGCCTTGCCCGAGGGCACCGGCGCCGAGGCGATCCTGCGGGCAGCGATCGGGGCGCACCTGCGCGCGCTTCTGGACGTCAGCGATTATTCCTCGGCCAATGTGCGCATTTTCGGGCAGGTGCCGCAATCCGTCCGCGATGCCAATCTGCACACGCGCCGGGCCTATGAGGCCGAATGGGACAACCTGTTGTCCCGGCTTCAGGCAGACGGCGCGCTGAAACGCGAAGTGGACATCCGCCGCCTGCGCCTGATGTTGATCGGTACGCTGAACGCCACGCTTGAATGGTTCGATCCGCACCGCGGCAGCGCAGAGGCGCTGTCACGCACCTATGCCGATGTGTTTCTCAACGGAATACTTGAAAGACAGGAGACCTGA
- a CDS encoding biotin/lipoyl-containing protein, with the protein MRRIFMIASHEAECWLTHDGSRFVLNMPDGAVPCQLDPTGAPGAHVLRTGGRAHELRLAVGSESTFIHLNGRTFEVGRVDPDDRLAGRQGAAGGDRLLAPMPGVVVSVAVKPGDTVTEGQPLLVIESMKLETTLTAPRDGVVAEMPFTAGDSFGLKAVLAQLTPQEE; encoded by the coding sequence ATGCGCAGAATATTCATGATCGCCAGCCATGAGGCCGAATGCTGGCTAACCCATGATGGCAGCCGCTTTGTCCTGAACATGCCAGATGGCGCAGTTCCCTGCCAACTGGACCCGACCGGGGCGCCGGGCGCACATGTGCTGCGGACCGGGGGGCGGGCGCATGAGTTGCGGCTGGCGGTCGGGTCGGAATCTACCTTCATACATTTGAACGGGCGCACCTTCGAGGTTGGGAGGGTCGATCCCGACGACCGGCTTGCCGGCAGGCAGGGCGCTGCAGGGGGTGATCGACTGTTGGCGCCGATGCCGGGGGTCGTCGTTTCGGTGGCGGTTAAGCCCGGAGACACCGTTACAGAAGGCCAGCCGCTTCTGGTCATCGAAAGCATGAAGCTTGAAACCACCCTGACCGCGCCGCGCGACGGTGTGGTTGCCGAAATGCCTTTTACCGCGGGTGACAGTTTCGGCCTAAAGGCCGTCCTTGCCCAGCTGACCCCGCAGGAGGAGTGA
- a CDS encoding acyclic terpene utilization AtuA family protein, translated as MSDRKLRIGCASGFWGDTPEAIGQLVSKGEIDYLVFDYLAEVTMSLMARARAKSPDAGYAPDFVKALAPWLSEIKAKGMKVVANAGGVNPRGCRDALAKVAAEAGIDVSIGVVLGDDLSARADDIRAGGQTEMFSGVAFPDDIWSMNAYLGARPIAAALDAGADIVITGRCADSAVALGPLMHEFGWGDDDWDKLSQGSLAGHLIECGPQGTGGNFTDWQDVPGWDDMGMPIVEVSEDGSFVMTKTPETGGLVVPGSVGEQMLYEIGDPRAYLLPDVICDWSQVTLDQVGPDRVLVKGGKGLGRTGSYKVSATHADGWRAVSSLTLAAINAPAKGKRVAEAIVTRCRRIFRERNLSDFRQVSVEVLGAEAAYGANARAQTREVVIKIGVTHDDRAALNIFAGEIAPMAISTAQGLTGFFAGRPKVQPVVRLFSFLQDKADTPVAVEVDGQDVPVTVATRPVHLDPPAAPPAESREPGPDAVKVRLVDLAWGRSGDKGDIANIGILARKPDYLPFIRSALSEEVVKDYFSHVCEGKVERFDLPGSHSLNFLLHESLGGGGIASVRIDPQGKGFAQMLLDIEIPVPADLAARDGLNTPDPNKRVIP; from the coding sequence ATGTCGGATCGAAAACTGCGTATCGGATGCGCATCGGGATTCTGGGGCGATACGCCTGAAGCGATCGGTCAGCTGGTCTCCAAAGGCGAGATCGACTATCTGGTGTTCGACTATCTGGCCGAGGTGACGATGTCGCTGATGGCGCGAGCCCGCGCCAAGTCGCCCGATGCGGGTTATGCGCCGGATTTCGTCAAGGCGCTGGCACCCTGGTTGTCGGAAATCAAGGCCAAGGGGATGAAGGTCGTTGCCAATGCCGGGGGTGTGAACCCGCGTGGCTGCCGCGATGCGCTGGCTAAAGTCGCCGCCGAGGCCGGGATAGATGTGTCCATCGGTGTTGTGCTGGGCGATGATTTGTCGGCGCGGGCCGACGATATCCGCGCCGGTGGTCAGACGGAGATGTTCTCGGGCGTCGCGTTTCCAGACGATATCTGGAGCATGAACGCCTATCTGGGCGCCCGCCCCATCGCGGCGGCGCTGGATGCCGGAGCCGACATCGTGATCACAGGGCGCTGTGCAGACAGCGCAGTGGCGCTCGGCCCGCTGATGCATGAATTTGGCTGGGGCGACGATGATTGGGACAAGCTCAGCCAGGGATCGTTGGCGGGCCATTTGATCGAGTGCGGCCCCCAGGGGACCGGTGGCAACTTCACCGACTGGCAGGACGTACCGGGCTGGGACGACATGGGGATGCCCATCGTCGAAGTGTCGGAAGACGGCAGTTTTGTCATGACCAAAACACCAGAGACGGGCGGGCTGGTTGTGCCGGGTTCGGTCGGTGAACAGATGCTCTATGAAATCGGCGATCCGCGCGCCTACCTGCTGCCCGACGTGATCTGCGACTGGTCGCAGGTCACGCTGGACCAGGTCGGGCCGGATCGGGTGTTGGTCAAAGGCGGCAAGGGTCTCGGGCGTACCGGCAGCTACAAGGTGTCGGCGACCCATGCCGATGGCTGGCGCGCGGTTTCCTCCCTGACCCTGGCGGCCATCAACGCGCCGGCCAAGGGCAAGCGCGTGGCCGAGGCCATCGTTACCCGTTGCCGCCGGATCTTCCGTGAAAGAAACCTGTCCGATTTCCGGCAGGTCAGCGTCGAAGTGCTGGGGGCAGAGGCGGCTTACGGCGCCAACGCGCGGGCGCAGACCCGCGAGGTGGTGATCAAGATCGGCGTGACGCACGACGACCGCGCCGCGCTCAACATCTTCGCCGGCGAGATCGCACCGATGGCCATCTCGACTGCGCAGGGGCTGACCGGGTTCTTTGCCGGGCGGCCCAAGGTGCAGCCGGTGGTACGCCTGTTCTCGTTCCTGCAGGACAAGGCCGACACCCCCGTCGCAGTCGAGGTCGACGGCCAGGATGTTCCCGTCACCGTGGCCACCAGGCCAGTCCACCTCGATCCGCCTGCCGCACCGCCCGCAGAGAGCCGCGAGCCCGGTCCGGACGCGGTCAAGGTGCGCCTCGTCGATCTGGCCTGGGGACGGTCGGGCGACAAGGGGGATATCGCCAATATCGGTATCCTGGCGCGCAAGCCAGACTACCTGCCTTTTATCCGGTCGGCTCTCAGCGAAGAGGTGGTAAAAGACTATTTCTCCCATGTCTGCGAAGGCAAGGTCGAGCGGTTCGACCTGCCGGGAAGCCATTCGCTGAATTTCCTGCTGCACGAATCGCTGGGCGGGGGCGGCATCGCCTCGGTCCGCATCGATCCGCAAGGCAAGGGGTTTGCCCAGATGCTGCTGGATATCGAAATTCCCGTGCCGGCCGACCTGGCCGCGCGCGACGGGCTGAACACCCCGGACCCGAACAAGAGGGTAATACCATGA
- a CDS encoding acyl-CoA carboxylase subunit beta encodes MRRIESHIDTNAADYKANFAAMSERLKEFHARQHAARFERPQRDIDRLARQNKLGVRERLKLLLDPGTPFLEFSTLAACREYDGAVPGAAVVTGIGIVQGREVAIHANDASVKGGAWYPHTVKKIVRLLDVALENHLPVVHICDSAGGFLPLQHGVFPDRYLGGRVFRNQVKLSQANIPQIAIVGGHCTAGGAYVPTLSDYNIIIEGTGAIFLGGPPLVKAATGEEVGVQELGGAVMHTSVSGTGDYRAATEQHAFALAREIVSQWKRMPKTIIETAAHEEPYYDPKELYGIIPKDRKTQFDMREVLARIVDGSRFHEYQPDYGTTMICGFAHIWGYKVGILANNGVLFNDSSLKAAHFMQLCNQNRTPLVFFQNITGYMVGREYEERGIAKDGAKMLMAQGGSVVPKFTVIANASYGAGNYGMCGRAWDARTLFMWPQAEIGVMGADQAANTMADVKIRQLEREGKQLTEVEIAAIRDPVLEKFRRDVEAYTSTSELWDDGILDPADTRNALGMSISAALNAPIDDPHYGIFRL; translated from the coding sequence ATGCGCCGGATCGAAAGCCACATCGACACCAATGCCGCCGACTACAAGGCCAATTTTGCCGCCATGTCCGAACGGCTGAAGGAGTTTCACGCTCGCCAGCACGCGGCGCGTTTCGAGCGGCCCCAACGGGACATCGACCGCTTGGCACGCCAGAACAAACTGGGCGTGCGCGAGCGGTTGAAGCTGCTGCTCGATCCGGGCACGCCGTTTCTTGAATTCTCGACGCTGGCCGCCTGCCGCGAATATGATGGCGCCGTGCCCGGTGCCGCCGTGGTGACGGGCATCGGCATCGTGCAGGGCCGCGAGGTGGCCATCCACGCCAACGATGCGAGCGTCAAGGGTGGTGCCTGGTATCCGCATACCGTCAAAAAGATCGTGCGGCTTCTGGATGTCGCGCTTGAGAACCATTTGCCGGTCGTCCATATCTGCGATAGCGCCGGGGGCTTCCTGCCGCTGCAACACGGCGTGTTTCCCGACCGCTATCTGGGCGGGCGGGTGTTTCGCAACCAGGTCAAGCTGAGCCAGGCCAATATCCCGCAGATTGCCATCGTTGGCGGGCATTGCACCGCGGGCGGCGCCTATGTGCCGACGCTGAGCGATTACAACATCATCATCGAGGGCACCGGGGCGATCTTTCTGGGCGGTCCGCCACTGGTCAAGGCGGCCACCGGCGAAGAGGTCGGCGTGCAGGAACTTGGCGGCGCGGTGATGCACACCTCTGTCTCGGGGACGGGAGATTATCGCGCCGCCACAGAACAGCACGCCTTTGCACTGGCGCGCGAGATTGTCAGTCAGTGGAAGCGTATGCCAAAAACCATCATCGAAACGGCGGCGCATGAGGAGCCCTATTACGATCCCAAGGAACTTTACGGGATCATCCCCAAGGACCGGAAGACCCAGTTCGACATGCGCGAGGTTCTTGCCCGAATCGTGGACGGTTCGCGGTTTCACGAATACCAGCCGGATTACGGAACCACGATGATTTGCGGTTTTGCCCACATCTGGGGCTACAAAGTGGGCATCCTCGCCAACAACGGGGTGCTGTTCAACGACAGCTCGCTTAAAGCGGCGCATTTCATGCAGCTATGCAACCAGAACCGTACGCCACTGGTCTTTTTTCAGAACATCACCGGCTACATGGTCGGCCGCGAATACGAGGAACGCGGCATCGCCAAGGACGGCGCCAAGATGCTGATGGCGCAGGGCGGCTCGGTCGTGCCCAAGTTCACCGTGATTGCCAATGCGTCCTACGGGGCCGGCAATTACGGCATGTGCGGGCGGGCCTGGGATGCGCGCACGCTGTTCATGTGGCCGCAGGCGGAAATCGGCGTAATGGGGGCGGATCAGGCCGCCAACACCATGGCCGACGTCAAGATCCGGCAGCTTGAACGCGAAGGCAAGCAACTGACCGAAGTGGAAATCGCCGCGATCCGTGACCCGGTGCTGGAGAAGTTCCGGCGCGATGTCGAGGCCTATACCTCGACCTCGGAATTGTGGGATGACGGCATTCTCGACCCGGCGGACACGCGCAACGCGCTCGGCATGTCGATCTCGGCTGCGCTGAACGCGCCGATCGACGATCCGCATTACGGGATATTCCGGCTGTGA
- a CDS encoding enoyl-CoA hydratase-related protein, which produces MVENVVRSQSRGYEVRITICRPDSRNALNREVAEGLIAAILAAEADAECRVIVLTGEGERAFCAGGDIKAGAEGGPFVQDPAYPDHFAGQLFETIQACRKPTIARINGVAMGAGAGIICACDLAVMVDHARIGTPEVKVGLFPMTIVPPMIRMLPRRRLMEMFITGVPLTAEESLRYDLVNHVTDTAGLDDKVAELVAQIAAQSPTAIRLGKYACHAMEDMTYAQQMRFAETLLPRVAQTEDAREGFAAFIAKRKPEWTGR; this is translated from the coding sequence ATGGTGGAGAATGTCGTTCGTTCGCAGTCGCGGGGGTATGAGGTGCGCATCACGATCTGCCGCCCTGACAGTCGAAATGCCCTGAACCGCGAAGTGGCAGAGGGTCTGATTGCCGCAATTCTGGCGGCCGAGGCCGACGCGGAATGCCGGGTGATCGTCCTGACCGGCGAGGGCGAGCGTGCCTTCTGCGCTGGCGGCGACATCAAGGCGGGTGCCGAAGGTGGCCCATTTGTTCAGGACCCGGCCTATCCGGACCATTTCGCCGGGCAATTGTTCGAAACCATACAAGCCTGCCGAAAGCCAACCATCGCGCGCATCAACGGTGTGGCCATGGGCGCGGGCGCGGGCATCATCTGTGCCTGCGATCTGGCCGTGATGGTCGATCATGCCCGAATCGGAACGCCTGAAGTGAAGGTGGGTCTGTTTCCGATGACTATCGTTCCGCCAATGATCCGCATGTTGCCCCGGCGCAGATTGATGGAGATGTTCATCACCGGCGTTCCTCTGACCGCCGAGGAGTCCTTGCGCTATGATCTGGTCAACCATGTGACAGATACTGCCGGGCTGGATGACAAGGTTGCGGAGTTGGTCGCGCAGATTGCCGCGCAGTCGCCTACCGCGATCCGGCTGGGAAAATACGCCTGCCACGCGATGGAAGACATGACCTATGCGCAGCAGATGCGCTTTGCCGAAACCCTGTTGCCACGAGTTGCGCAGACAGAAGATGCGCGCGAGGGCTTTGCCGCCTTCATTGCGAAACGCAAACCTGAATGGACAGGCCGCTGA
- a CDS encoding transferase hexapeptide repeat family protein, whose amino-acid sequence MAYCYEFKGFVPVVPEDTYVHPQAVLIGNVILGHGCYIGPGASLRGDFGRIVIGDGANVQDNCIIHSFPGRDAIVESDGHIGHGAILHGCTVGRNALVGMNAVIMDGVELGAESIVGAQAFVRGETIVPPRSMVVGSPARVIRDVTEKEVAWKTRGTAEYQQLARDCLAGLKPVEPLKAVETDRPHMAASDVVSIQEARQKPS is encoded by the coding sequence ATGGCGTATTGTTACGAATTCAAAGGGTTCGTGCCCGTTGTGCCCGAGGATACATATGTCCATCCTCAGGCGGTTCTGATCGGAAATGTCATCCTGGGTCATGGATGCTATATCGGACCCGGAGCAAGCCTGCGGGGCGACTTCGGCAGGATCGTGATTGGCGACGGGGCCAATGTGCAGGACAATTGTATCATCCATTCCTTTCCCGGTCGCGACGCGATCGTTGAATCCGACGGTCATATCGGCCACGGCGCGATCCTGCACGGTTGCACAGTGGGTCGGAACGCCCTGGTCGGGATGAATGCCGTCATCATGGATGGCGTAGAGCTTGGTGCGGAATCAATCGTCGGCGCGCAGGCGTTCGTGCGGGGCGAAACGATAGTTCCACCGCGCTCGATGGTGGTCGGATCGCCGGCAAGGGTAATCCGCGACGTCACCGAGAAGGAAGTCGCTTGGAAAACACGCGGAACTGCCGAGTATCAGCAACTCGCGCGCGACTGTCTGGCCGGATTGAAGCCCGTCGAGCCGCTGAAGGCGGTAGAGACCGACAGGCCGCATATGGCCGCCTCCGACGTCGTATCCATTCAGGAGGCGCGGCAGAAGCCATCCTGA
- a CDS encoding acetyl/propionyl/methylcrotonyl-CoA carboxylase subunit alpha, which translates to MTISKLLVANRGEIAARVLRTAKARGLATAVLRHVAEQDGPAHLIADEVVMIDGPTPVAAYLDIPQIVAAARKIGADAVHPGYGFLSENAGFVAALEEAGVTFVGPTSETIDLMGDKVRARAFVEARGFPVAPSAIEDDDPASFVERARTLGYPLLIKPSAGGGGKGMRIVREDSTLETEIATARREGERYFGDGRLFVERYIERPRHIEVQVMGDGQGNVVHFWERECSIQRRFQKIIEETPSPALSPEQRDEICETAARIARAVNYRGAGTVEFIYAQDGAFYFLEMNTRLQVEHPVTEMVTGFDLVAEQLRIAAGEGLSAAQADIPQTGHSIELRICAEDATADFRPAIGDILLLDEPHGEGIRVDSGIRDGGKVTTDFDPMLSKLIVHGADRAQAIARARNAVQNYVILGVTTNTGYLDAILAHPDFASGDVSTGFLAEQADVLTAPGEDVSTLLMAAAALSDQRLVTDVMQIPEMHRKMGGWRN; encoded by the coding sequence ATGACTATTTCAAAACTCCTGGTCGCCAATCGGGGTGAAATCGCGGCGCGCGTGTTGCGCACCGCCAAGGCCCGCGGCCTTGCGACGGCTGTGTTGCGCCACGTCGCCGAACAAGATGGGCCGGCCCATCTGATCGCGGATGAGGTTGTGATGATCGACGGCCCGACGCCTGTAGCGGCCTATCTCGATATTCCGCAGATCGTTGCGGCCGCAAGAAAGATCGGCGCGGATGCGGTGCATCCCGGCTACGGCTTTCTGTCGGAGAATGCCGGTTTCGTCGCGGCGCTGGAAGAGGCCGGTGTGACATTTGTCGGCCCGACCTCCGAGACCATCGACCTGATGGGCGACAAGGTCCGCGCGCGCGCCTTTGTCGAGGCGCGCGGCTTTCCGGTTGCCCCCTCGGCGATCGAGGATGACGATCCGGCGAGTTTTGTCGAACGCGCCCGCACCCTGGGCTATCCGCTGCTGATCAAGCCTTCGGCGGGGGGCGGCGGCAAGGGCATGCGCATCGTGCGCGAGGACAGCACGTTGGAGACCGAGATCGCCACCGCGCGCCGCGAGGGCGAGCGGTATTTCGGCGACGGTCGTCTCTTCGTCGAACGCTATATCGAACGTCCGCGCCATATCGAGGTGCAGGTGATGGGCGACGGGCAGGGCAACGTGGTCCATTTCTGGGAGCGCGAATGCTCGATCCAGCGCCGGTTCCAGAAGATCATCGAGGAAACGCCCTCGCCCGCGCTTTCGCCCGAACAACGGGACGAGATCTGCGAAACCGCCGCCAGAATTGCGCGCGCCGTCAACTATCGGGGTGCCGGAACCGTCGAGTTCATCTATGCGCAGGACGGGGCCTTCTACTTTCTCGAAATGAACACCCGCCTTCAGGTCGAACATCCGGTGACCGAGATGGTCACGGGCTTCGATCTGGTCGCCGAGCAGTTGCGTATCGCGGCGGGCGAGGGGCTGAGCGCGGCGCAGGCCGATATTCCGCAGACCGGCCATTCGATTGAGCTGCGCATCTGTGCCGAGGACGCGACGGCCGATTTCCGCCCCGCGATCGGGGATATCCTGCTGCTGGACGAACCCCACGGTGAGGGTATCCGTGTGGACAGTGGCATTCGGGACGGCGGCAAGGTCACGACCGATTTCGACCCGATGCTGTCCAAACTGATCGTGCATGGGGCAGATCGCGCACAGGCCATCGCCCGTGCGCGGAACGCCGTGCAGAATTACGTCATCCTCGGGGTGACGACCAACACCGGCTATCTGGACGCGATCCTTGCACATCCCGATTTTGCGTCGGGCGATGTTTCAACCGGGTTTCTAGCCGAACAGGCGGATGTGCTGACCGCGCCGGGCGAGGATGTATCCACCCTGCTTATGGCGGCGGCGGCCCTGTCTGATCAACGTCTGGTGACCGATGTGATGCAGATACCCGAAATGCACCGCAAGATGGGCGGGTGGAGAAACTGA
- a CDS encoding acyl-CoA dehydrogenase family protein, producing the protein MTSQNELAMADLAAIRANYSLTDEQRQIVDHVDRVSREVLHPLQARMDQEDWWPDDLFKQMGELGLLGITAPEALGGSGQNEFTQALVSEVISKWNPAVGLSHGAHDNLCLNNLLRNGSEAQVKKYVPGLCSGDLVGGLGLTEPGAGSDALGSMATTARRDGDDYVINGSKIYITNGPIADVILLYAKTDKSKGAKGISAFIIETDNPGFKVAQKLDKMGFRGSPTGELVFEDCRVPASAMLGVENSGVAVVMSGLDLERAMVASVCVGMAERALELGLEYAKMREQFGKPIASFQMMQSKLAEIYTEVETARAFSYRALAACVGLPKGAGGRGEIHKLTAAACLYAGEAFNKAVTEACHIHGGSGYMQDTEINRLFRANKLLEIGAGTSEVRKIIIAEELLRA; encoded by the coding sequence ATGACCAGTCAGAATGAACTTGCCATGGCTGATCTGGCGGCCATCAGGGCGAATTATTCGCTGACCGATGAGCAGCGCCAGATCGTTGATCATGTTGATCGGGTGTCGCGCGAGGTGCTTCACCCGCTACAGGCACGCATGGACCAAGAGGATTGGTGGCCTGACGATCTTTTCAAGCAGATGGGCGAACTTGGTCTTCTGGGGATCACGGCCCCGGAGGCTTTGGGCGGATCGGGCCAGAACGAGTTTACCCAGGCGTTGGTGTCTGAGGTGATTTCGAAGTGGAACCCCGCCGTCGGCCTGTCGCATGGTGCACATGACAACCTGTGCCTGAACAACCTGCTGCGCAACGGCTCCGAAGCGCAGGTGAAAAAATATGTGCCGGGGTTGTGTTCGGGCGATCTGGTCGGCGGGCTCGGGCTGACCGAGCCCGGCGCGGGATCCGATGCGCTTGGCTCCATGGCCACCACCGCCCGGCGCGACGGCGACGACTATGTCATCAACGGCTCGAAGATCTACATCACCAACGGTCCCATTGCCGATGTGATCCTGCTCTATGCCAAGACCGACAAATCCAAAGGCGCCAAGGGCATTTCGGCCTTCATCATCGAAACCGACAATCCCGGGTTCAAGGTGGCGCAGAAACTAGACAAGATGGGTTTTCGCGGCTCACCTACGGGCGAGCTGGTGTTCGAGGATTGCCGCGTTCCGGCATCAGCCATGTTGGGGGTCGAAAACTCTGGCGTTGCAGTGGTGATGAGCGGGCTTGATCTGGAACGCGCGATGGTCGCTTCGGTCTGCGTCGGCATGGCCGAACGTGCGCTTGAACTGGGTCTGGAATACGCGAAGATGCGCGAACAATTCGGCAAGCCGATCGCCAGCTTCCAGATGATGCAGTCGAAACTGGCCGAGATCTACACCGAGGTCGAAACCGCTCGCGCCTTCAGTTATCGTGCCCTGGCGGCCTGTGTCGGCTTGCCGAAGGGTGCTGGGGGTCGCGGCGAGATCCACAAGCTGACCGCGGCCGCCTGCCTTTACGCAGGCGAGGCCTTTAACAAGGCCGTCACCGAAGCCTGCCACATCCACGGCGGCTCGGGCTACATGCAGGACACCGAGATTAACCGGCTGTTCCGCGCCAACAAGTTGCTGGAGATCGGCGCGGGCACCAGCGAAGTGCGCAAGATCATCATCGCCGAAGAACTTTTGCGCGCCTGA
- a CDS encoding lipid-transfer protein, with product MRDKAYVVGVGMVPFQKPGKSESYDVMAAAATRAALADAGLDYDKVQQAYVGYVYGDSTSGQRALYHVGMTGIPVLNVNNNCSTGSSALFLARQAVESGAVECALALGFEQMQPGAIVAMFHDRVSPFTSFDAETDVLVGNTEIPLALRYFGGAGKAHMEEFGTTLETFAKIRAKASRHASRNPVALFRQEVTPEEVMAAQVVWPGVMTKLMACPPTCGAAAAIVCSKAFADKHGLDSSVRIAAQAMTTDGPETFGAHDMREVVGYSMAKRAADQVYEAAGIGPQDVDVVELHDCFAHNELITYEALGLCRRGDAAKFVDDGDNTYGGKFVTNPSGGLLSKGHPLGATGLAQCTELVQQLRGQADARQVEGARLALQHNLGLGGACVTTLYEKA from the coding sequence ATGAGAGACAAAGCCTATGTCGTCGGCGTCGGGATGGTCCCATTTCAGAAGCCAGGAAAATCCGAAAGCTATGATGTGATGGCTGCTGCGGCCACCCGTGCCGCGCTTGCCGATGCGGGGCTGGATTATGACAAGGTTCAGCAGGCCTATGTGGGATATGTCTATGGTGACAGCACCAGCGGCCAGCGGGCTTTGTATCACGTCGGCATGACCGGGATACCGGTTCTGAATGTGAACAACAACTGCTCGACCGGTTCGTCGGCCCTGTTCCTGGCCCGTCAGGCAGTTGAAAGCGGTGCGGTGGAATGTGCTCTGGCGCTTGGCTTCGAGCAGATGCAGCCTGGCGCAATCGTCGCGATGTTCCACGATCGGGTCAGCCCCTTCACGTCCTTCGACGCCGAGACCGACGTGCTGGTGGGCAACACGGAGATTCCGCTGGCGCTGCGCTATTTCGGCGGCGCGGGCAAAGCGCATATGGAAGAGTTCGGAACTACGCTGGAAACCTTCGCGAAAATCCGCGCCAAAGCCAGTCGGCATGCGTCCAGGAACCCGGTGGCGCTGTTCCGGCAGGAAGTGACGCCGGAAGAAGTGATGGCGGCACAGGTCGTCTGGCCCGGCGTCATGACAAAGCTGATGGCTTGCCCACCGACCTGTGGCGCGGCTGCGGCAATCGTGTGCTCCAAGGCCTTCGCCGACAAGCACGGTCTGGACAGCTCGGTGCGCATTGCCGCTCAGGCCATGACGACGGACGGCCCGGAAACCTTCGGCGCGCATGACATGCGCGAGGTCGTCGGCTATTCGATGGCCAAACGCGCCGCCGATCAGGTCTATGAGGCGGCGGGCATCGGCCCTCAGGATGTGGACGTGGTCGAACTGCATGACTGTTTCGCCCATAACGAGCTGATCACCTACGAGGCGCTTGGGCTTTGCCGCCGCGGTGATGCGGCAAAATTCGTCGATGACGGCGACAACACCTATGGCGGCAAATTCGTGACCAATCCGTCGGGCGGGCTGTTGTCCAAGGGGCATCCGCTGGGGGCGACCGGCCTGGCGCAATGCACCGAACTGGTTCAGCAGTTGCGCGGGCAGGCAGATGCAAGGCAGGTGGAAGGCGCGCGGCTGGCGCTCCAGCATAATCTGGGTCTTGGCGGGGCTTGTGTGACCACGCTTTATGAAAAAGCGTGA